A region of the Dyadobacter sp. CECT 9275 genome:
CGGGCGTACTTCGGGTTACCCCAGGACAAAATGGTTTTTCTATACCTGGGTCTGATTAAACCCTACAAGGGTATTTCAGAGTTACTTCAAGCCTTTCACAGTATTGAACGACAAGATAAGATACTGATCATCGCGGGCAGATGTATGGACCCGCGCTACGGCCGGGAAATAAAAAACGAAATAACCCCTGATGTGATTTTTAAAGATGAATTTATCCCCGACCACCAGCTTCAGTATTATTTCAACGCGGCGGATATGGTGGTGTTACCGTTTTTAAAAATTGAAAATTCGGGTTCGGTCATTCTCGCGATGGGTTTTGGAAAACCCGTCATAGCGCCGATGTTCGGAGCTGTACAAGAAAGATTATGCCAACAAATAGATTTACTTTTTACAAATCACCATCAACTTCATCAAAAACTGTTACTTTCATTGGACCTTTCTGAAAGCATACTTCGGAATATCGGAATTTCCAACGCCAACCAGCTGAAGCAATTTCAGTGGAGCGATTTTGCAAAAGCATTTTAACAAACGGTAAAAAGAGTTATTAATGAAAGTTTTGACAATAATAGGTACCCGCCCCGAAGCTATCAAAATGGCACCTGTTATCCGGCAGCTTACAAATAATATTCACATTCACCATCAATTATGCATTACAGGCCAGCACAAGGAAATGCTGGATACCGTTCTACAGTTTTTTGAGATTGAACCGGATTTCAATCTCAACATTATGAAACCCGGCCAGGACCTCACAGATATTACGGTAGGAATTCTCACCGGACTTAAAGACGTGTGGAAAGTATTCCGCCCCGACTGGATCCTGGTGCATGGAGATACCACTACCTGTTTTGCATCCTCACTTGCTGCATTTTACGAAGGGATTAAAATTGGCCATGTGGAGGCAGGCTTAAGAACGGGCAACCTGCGCTCTCCTTTCCCCGAGGAAGCCAACAGACAACTCACAGACCGTCTGGCCGACGTCTTTTTTGTACCCACCCAACGGAACAGGGAGAATCTCCTGGCAGAAGGTGTAACAGACAGCAAGATTATCATTTCTGGAAATACGGTGATTGATGCATTAATCTGGGCGGACAATAAAGTACTTTCCTTTTCCGAAAAAATTTCTCCCGAACTGCGAAACCGGCTGGAAAATATGGAGCGCCTCATTTTAGTAACTGGCCACCGGAGGGAAAATTTTGGCTCGGGCATTCAATCCATCTGCAAGGTACTTGCCCGGCTGGCAAATTTCTATCCCTCCGCAGATATCGTGTATCCTGTACATCTTAATCCCAACATTAAAAAGCCCGTTTACGAACTATTGTCGGGAATCCGAAACGTTCATTTGATTTCTCCGCTGGATTACCCTGATTTTGTACATGTTATGAAAAAAAGCTGGATAATCCTTACCGACTCAGGAGGAATTCAGGAGGAGGCGCCATCCTTAGGGAAGCCTGTTCTGGTCATGCGGGATACCACCGAAAGAACGGAAGTACTTGATTCAGGAAGTGTCAAGTTAGTCGGAACGGACCTTGGGTTAATAGAAAGTACTGTAAAAGAATTATGGGATAATAAGACGGCCTATGATAAAATGGCGTTGAATGCCAATCCTTATGGAGATGGATCAGCAGCCGACAAAATAAATGACTTTTTTAGTACAATTACCTCTGAAGTACCCGAAAATCTGTTGTGACAACCCGGCATTTTTCCAGTGGCTCCCAAAGCTAAAATTTGCGTAAACCCAACCATATTCCTCATCAGGCCAATTTTATATTGTTAAATGATCCAGAAAATTCAGCTTACCCTATTCACGCTCGTTATCCTGACAGCGTTAGTCATTTCATTTTTTGTATTGAGGAATCAACGGATGAAAAGTGTGTGGACGGCACCCTATTTTTCCGCTGCCGAAAATTTATCGTTCGGGGGAGATTTTCTGATGGATCAGAACGATATAATTGCCTTCGATTTACTGGACAACAGGACCAAGGAGGATCATTATGTGTTCAAAAAGTCAGACCATTTAACGCACTATAATTACAACCCAATCGGATATGCCTACCTTATTTATTTAGCACGAATAATTTTCCCCTTCGCAGGCCACCAGTTGGCAATAATCCTGTTTCAGGGATTGACTTTTGTGATACTCGCTATTCTTATTCTCAGCGAATTGGAAACATCAAGGAAAAGATATTTATTTCTTTTCCTTTTCGCGCTGAATCCGCTCATCATCAGGTTTGTAGTATTTAATCTATACTATTTCTGGCAGATACTTGTCTCGGGACTTATCTTGCTGATATATTATAATTTCAGACCCAGGACCTATTTATTACCCCTGATCCTGCTGCCATTCATAATCATTACCCGCCCCACCACCATTACCCTGCTGCCATTACTCTTCCTGGTTTGTTATCAGAAGCTTTCCTTTACGAAACTGGCCGGAATTACAGCTTATTGCCTGGTAATTGTCTTACTGTGTTACAAACCGACCGAAAAAAATATCTGGCATTCTGCTTACGCCGGGATAGGCGCCTATCCGAATCCGTATAACGTTCACCTGAGCGACAATGATGCTTATGCACTCTTTGATAAAAAAATGGGTTATAAGTTAAGTGCGTCGCTGGGAGGTAATTACTATGATAAGGCTACCATTCAAATTTATCAGCGGATCACTCGGGATGAGGTTTTAAGGCTCTTAAGGATCAACCCCTGGCTATTTATCAAAAATGCAGTACTCAATACGTTTCAATCGTTCGGGCTGGGATACCTCAATCGATGGCCCGTCTGGATTAATTACTTCAGCGCATTTTTGGGTTTTGTATATGCCCTGACTCTTCTGCTCAGAAAACAGTACTTTATTATCGCCGGTATCATTTTAGGAAGTATTTCATTTACACCTTATTACCCACCCATCCCCGCATATATGTATGGAAATTATGCCTTTATTATCGCCGGTATCCTTTTAATACTCAATAGATCACTGCCGCTTGTCAAATTCAGAAAAAGTAGCGTATCATGAATAAAAAAGTTCTTTATCTGTCCTTTAATGACGGCACCGATATGCGGGTCAATAAGGAACTTAAAAGTTTGTACCAGCACGCCTTCGTCGACTTTGTGGGGATTAATCAGGCCGAGGATACCGGTTTCATTCACCACTCTGAGAAGATAACCCTTCACATGGTGGTGGGCAAAAAGACATCGGCATTGGCAGTTTCTACTTACTTCCTGAAATGTATCGGGCTGCTGATCTTCCACAGATATCATTCGGTACATATCATCAATGAACCACAGTTAATCATTTTATGGCCATTTCTTTTTCTTCAGAAGAACGTGGTACTGGATATTTTCGATTCTATTTTTCTAAAAAGAAACAAGCCGGGCAATCAGTGGAAGCTGATTAAAAAAATAGTGTACGCTCCTGCGGACGTCATTATTGTTACGGATGAAAACCGGAAAACAATGCTTCCCGACTTTGCTAGAAATCATGCACTCATTTTGCCAAACTATCCTTACTCATTCAATAAAGTAAAAAAGGAAAACAACAAAAGCAGCGCATTAACCATTATTTATTACGGCTGGCTGGGCCTTCACCGCGGAACCAGTATTGCCCAGGCCATGCTTGATTCCGGCGTGGAGGTGAATATCATTGTAGCAGGCTGGGTTGGAGATACGCCTTCGGAATTATTGTTAAAATCGCCCCGGATCACCTGGCACGGGGTAATCCCCCAGCAGCAAGCCCTGGAACTGGCCAGTCAGGCAGACTACATCCTTTGTG
Encoded here:
- the wecB gene encoding non-hydrolyzing UDP-N-acetylglucosamine 2-epimerase, which codes for MKVLTIIGTRPEAIKMAPVIRQLTNNIHIHHQLCITGQHKEMLDTVLQFFEIEPDFNLNIMKPGQDLTDITVGILTGLKDVWKVFRPDWILVHGDTTTCFASSLAAFYEGIKIGHVEAGLRTGNLRSPFPEEANRQLTDRLADVFFVPTQRNRENLLAEGVTDSKIIISGNTVIDALIWADNKVLSFSEKISPELRNRLENMERLILVTGHRRENFGSGIQSICKVLARLANFYPSADIVYPVHLNPNIKKPVYELLSGIRNVHLISPLDYPDFVHVMKKSWIILTDSGGIQEEAPSLGKPVLVMRDTTERTEVLDSGSVKLVGTDLGLIESTVKELWDNKTAYDKMALNANPYGDGSAADKINDFFSTITSEVPENLL
- a CDS encoding glycosyltransferase family protein, whose protein sequence is MNKKVLYLSFNDGTDMRVNKELKSLYQHAFVDFVGINQAEDTGFIHHSEKITLHMVVGKKTSALAVSTYFLKCIGLLIFHRYHSVHIINEPQLIILWPFLFLQKNVVLDIFDSIFLKRNKPGNQWKLIKKIVYAPADVIIVTDENRKTMLPDFARNHALILPNYPYSFNKVKKENNKSSALTIIYYGWLGLHRGTSIAQAMLDSGVEVNIIVAGWVGDTPSELLLKSPRITWHGVIPQQQALELASQADYILCVYAPVNKNNINASPNKIYDAIQVQVPVIINQEVAVSTFVKEQKIGYVLPSYEISDWQTVMSDLVRLRNSFSFHQDLINKFTWESVEPELMKAHKL
- a CDS encoding glycosyltransferase, which encodes MVQIKIKMVACLPVAGNDNPYQALMIEGLNQSGRLHAFNGVHDKFGGIIRTAWKYRPDYIHFDWITSYYQRRYAWASYLSMAVFFIQLVLVRNIWGTKFVWTLHNILPHNAEHIAMHRFCQRFFARRCEWIRIFSSHTLDRAASELNIPTHKFRVIPEGPYTTVYPNTITRNEARAYFGLPQDKMVFLYLGLIKPYKGISELLQAFHSIERQDKILIIAGRCMDPRYGREIKNEITPDVIFKDEFIPDHQLQYYFNAADMVVLPFLKIENSGSVILAMGFGKPVIAPMFGAVQERLCQQIDLLFTNHHQLHQKLLLSLDLSESILRNIGISNANQLKQFQWSDFAKAF